The DNA window CGTATTCAGGCGTCAACCAACTGTCCCTCGCTAAGCGTCACAGACCTTGACATATAACCGGCAAGCTCCATATTGTGGGTCACAACAACCAATGTCGTGTTAAAATCCTGGTTCAACTTCAGCAATAACTCGTGGACCTGTTCACTGTTGTGCTTGTCCAGATTCCCGGTCGGTTCATCGGCCAGCAGCAAGAGCGGATTTAAGACAAGTGCCCGGGCCAATGCCACCCGTTGCTGCTCCCCTCCGGAAAGTTTACCGATTTTGTGGTGCAACCGGTCCTTGAGCCCCACCCGGACGAGTATGGTTTCTGCTGATTCCTCGGCAAGTTGGGGTTTACAGCCCTTGATCAGTGCCGGCATCATGGCGTTTTCAATTGCGGTGAATTCGGGCAGGAGATGATGAAACTGAAAGATAAAGCCCACCGATTCATTCCGAAAGACAGCCAGTTCATCATCATCGAACAGGAAAACATTTTTTCCCTGATACCAGAGCGCCCCCTTATCAGGCCGGTCCAGCGCCCCCATAATATGCAGGAGCGTCGACTTGCCGATGCCGGAAGCACCCACAATGGCCACGGTTTCACCTTTCTGCAGGCTGAAATTGACTCCCCTTAAAATTTCAAGCCGGACATTGTTATGGCTGAACGTTTTTGATATGCCGGCAGCATGAATAAAATCAGCCGGTTCCGAGTCGACGGGGCCGCCCTTTCCGTTATGTGGCTTTTTGAACACTGATCCTTGGAAATCAACCATATCGAATGGCCT is part of the Desulfobacterales bacterium genome and encodes:
- a CDS encoding ABC transporter ATP-binding protein → MFKKPHNGKGGPVDSEPADFIHAAGISKTFSHNNVRLEILRGVNFSLQKGETVAIVGASGIGKSTLLHIMGALDRPDKGALWYQGKNVFLFDDDELAVFRNESVGFIFQFHHLLPEFTAIENAMMPALIKGCKPQLAEESAETILVRVGLKDRLHHKIGKLSGGEQQRVALARALVLNPLLLLADEPTGNLDKHNSEQVHELLLKLNQDFNTTLVVVTHNMELAGYMSRSVTLSEGQLVDA